One Phocaeicola dorei genomic region harbors:
- a CDS encoding beta-galactosidase → MKKLLTLLLAVLLLAGCAGNKSGTFEAGKNTFLLNGKPFVVKAAEVHYPRIPREYWEHRIEMCKALGMNTLCLYVFWNLHEETPGNYDFTGNKDIAAFCKLAQKHGMYVIVRPGPYVCAEWEMGGLPWWLLKNDSVQLRTLDPFYMQHVGAFMHEVGKQLQDLQITRGGNIIMVQVENEYGSYGTDKPYVSAIRDTVRAAGFTEVPLFQCDWSSNFLNNGLDDLLWTVNFGTGADIDKQFAKLKEVRPDAPLMCSEFWSGWFDHWGRKHETRDGQIMVDGLKEMMDKGISFSLYMTHGGTTFGWWGGANNPAYSAMCSSYDYDAPISEAGWTTDKYFALRNMLKDYMDEGQTLPEVPEALPVMEVPAIKFTQVAPLINNLPEPKQTEEIRPMEKFDQGWGSILYRTRLPEDVKAGTILKITEQHDWTQIFADGKLLGRLDRRGGEQELTLPALKAGTQLDLLVEAMGRVNFDKSIHDRKGITEKVELVNGKNAETLKGWTVYNLPVDYEFVSSRNFQDMNSSAACGIEKNDESVPAYYRATFTLDKVADTFLNMESWGKGMVWVNGRAMGRFWEIGPQQTLFMPGCWLKKGVNEIIVLDLKGPKEATIVGLDKPILDMLRVAVPETHRKQGQTIKLEKETPVAAGTFKPGNGWQEVKVPATKGRYFCLEGLASFDNTNIAAIAEFDVLDEKGQKISRENWKIVYADSEETRSGNRTADKIYDLQESTFWQTVDNTAYPHQVVIDLGKEYNVTGFRILPRAEQGAPGMIKDYKVYVKTTGFGY, encoded by the coding sequence ATGAAGAAATTACTGACTTTGTTGCTGGCAGTCCTGCTGCTGGCGGGATGTGCCGGCAATAAGTCCGGAACATTCGAAGCGGGCAAGAATACCTTTCTGCTGAATGGGAAACCGTTCGTGGTCAAAGCGGCAGAGGTGCATTATCCACGCATTCCCCGTGAATACTGGGAACATCGTATCGAAATGTGTAAAGCCTTGGGCATGAATACGCTCTGTCTATATGTCTTTTGGAATTTGCATGAGGAAACTCCCGGCAATTATGACTTTACAGGCAACAAGGATATTGCGGCTTTCTGTAAATTGGCTCAGAAGCATGGCATGTACGTCATTGTGCGTCCCGGTCCGTATGTATGTGCGGAATGGGAAATGGGCGGTCTGCCTTGGTGGCTGCTGAAGAACGACAGCGTGCAGCTTCGCACTCTCGATCCTTTCTATATGCAGCACGTGGGAGCCTTTATGCATGAAGTGGGCAAGCAATTGCAGGATTTGCAGATTACCCGTGGCGGTAACATCATCATGGTGCAGGTGGAAAACGAATATGGTTCGTATGGCACGGACAAGCCCTATGTGTCTGCCATCCGTGACACGGTACGCGCCGCAGGCTTCACCGAAGTGCCTTTGTTCCAATGTGACTGGAGTTCTAATTTCCTGAATAACGGTTTGGATGATTTGCTTTGGACTGTAAACTTCGGTACGGGAGCCGATATCGACAAGCAGTTTGCCAAACTGAAAGAAGTACGTCCTGACGCTCCACTGATGTGCAGTGAATTCTGGAGTGGATGGTTTGACCACTGGGGACGTAAGCACGAAACCCGTGACGGACAAATCATGGTGGATGGTCTGAAAGAGATGATGGACAAAGGCATTTCCTTCAGTCTGTACATGACTCACGGAGGAACGACCTTTGGCTGGTGGGGCGGTGCTAATAATCCGGCTTATTCGGCTATGTGCAGCAGTTATGACTATGATGCTCCTATCAGCGAAGCGGGCTGGACCACCGACAAATATTTCGCCTTGCGCAATATGTTGAAGGATTACATGGACGAAGGCCAGACATTGCCCGAAGTTCCCGAAGCCTTACCGGTAATGGAAGTTCCGGCTATCAAATTCACTCAAGTGGCTCCGCTGATCAACAACCTTCCCGAACCGAAGCAGACAGAGGAGATCCGGCCGATGGAGAAATTTGACCAGGGTTGGGGAAGTATTCTGTATCGTACCCGTCTGCCGGAAGATGTGAAAGCAGGAACCATTTTGAAAATTACCGAACAACATGACTGGACACAGATCTTTGCTGACGGGAAACTGTTGGGGCGTCTGGACCGCCGTGGCGGAGAGCAGGAGTTGACATTGCCTGCATTGAAAGCCGGAACTCAGCTTGATTTATTGGTGGAAGCCATGGGACGTGTGAACTTTGACAAATCCATTCACGACCGTAAGGGAATCACCGAAAAAGTGGAACTGGTGAACGGTAAGAATGCCGAAACGTTGAAAGGCTGGACTGTTTATAATCTTCCCGTAGATTATGAATTTGTATCTTCCCGGAATTTTCAGGATATGAACTCGTCTGCCGCCTGTGGCATAGAAAAAAATGATGAAAGTGTTCCGGCCTACTATCGCGCCACTTTTACCTTGGATAAGGTGGCTGATACATTCCTGAATATGGAGTCATGGGGAAAAGGTATGGTATGGGTGAATGGCCGTGCCATGGGACGTTTCTGGGAGATCGGTCCTCAGCAGACTCTGTTCATGCCGGGGTGCTGGCTGAAAAAAGGAGTGAACGAAATCATTGTTCTTGACTTGAAAGGTCCGAAAGAGGCGACCATCGTCGGATTGGACAAACCTATCTTGGATATGCTTCGCGTAGCTGTTCCAGAAACGCATCGTAAACAGGGGCAAACCATTAAACTGGAGAAGGAAACACCGGTAGCTGCCGGTACTTTCAAACCAGGTAACGGTTGGCAGGAAGTGAAAGTACCTGCTACGAAAGGACGTTACTTCTGTCTGGAAGGCTTGGCTTCCTTTGATAATACCAATATTGCTGCTATTGCGGAGTTTGACGTGTTGGATGAGAAAGGACAGAAAATCTCTCGTGAAAACTGGAAGATTGTTTATGCCGACAGCGAGGAGACCCGTAGCGGCAACCGCACAGCCGATAAGATCTATGACCTGCAGGAAAGTACTTTCTGGCAGACGGTGGACAATACAGCTTATCCCCATCAGGTGGTGATAGATCTCGGCAAGGAATATAACGTGACTGGTTTTCGTATCCTGCCGCGTGCGGAACAAGGAGCTCCAGGCATGATTAAAGATTATAAGGTATATGTAAAAACAACCGGTTTCGGTTATTAA
- a CDS encoding alpha-L-arabinofuranosidase C-terminal domain-containing protein: protein MKKTLLSLAIASLATGQSVCAAVEKVYNEPDSVYIFSYAHPEDEGRSGLKFAWSPDGDKWLSVSDGFAYLKCDFGRWGSEKRMIKPLLEKAEDGRWYCRWQLTPSGKVWGTSHSSDLLKWAPQQYVNAEKPAVPRLVTARQIVLDKDTLNGYMQKVPYVDIEQLIRFAEHKKFRDIQNNERTEQDAVRFAGLKPVTATIRVDAGRVKPISEHLIGIFFEDINYGADGGLYAELVQNRDFEYSAKDGARDKNWNSTYAWSIQGTNAELSVSEDSPIHANNAHYAVLEVHRPGAALVNNGFDGIAVKKGEKYDFSVFSKLLDDTKGGKVLVRLTTKDGKEIAQAAIRVSSTEWKKQKAVLTATADAADAVLSVCPQMAGKYALDMVSLFPQNTFKGRKNGLRADLAQTLADLHPRFVRFPGGCVAHGDGVDNIYDWKGSIGALEERKPLRNLWGYHQTRGLGYHEYFLFCEDMGAEPVPVVAAGVPCQNSGTCSHHSVGELGCGGQQGGIPMEEMPQYVQDVLDLIEYANGDAKKTVWGKKRAQAGHPKPFNLKYIGIGNEDLITDIFEERFTMIFNAVKEKYPEVTVIGTVGPFYEGSDYEEGWKFATKMGIPMVDEHYYNTPGWFINNQDFYDRYDRNKAKVYLGEYAAHLPGRPNNMETALAEALYLTSVERNADVVTMTSYAPLLAKEGHTQWNPDLIYFNNTEVKPTVGYYAQQMYGQNAGSEYIASSVTLDNAQDAVKKRVGVSVVRDGKTGDMIVKLVNLLPVAVNAKVELPSLEGMNTTAVKTVLAGKPTDKQARPVAGTMEVSEKFGYELPAYSFTVIRINKNEK, encoded by the coding sequence ATGAAAAAGACCTTATTATCTCTGGCAATCGCCTCATTGGCAACAGGCCAATCCGTCTGTGCTGCCGTGGAAAAAGTATATAATGAGCCCGATTCGGTCTACATCTTCTCTTACGCCCATCCGGAAGACGAGGGACGCAGCGGACTGAAATTCGCATGGAGCCCCGATGGTGACAAGTGGCTGAGTGTATCCGATGGCTTTGCCTATCTGAAATGTGACTTCGGACGTTGGGGGTCGGAAAAGAGAATGATTAAACCTCTTCTGGAAAAAGCGGAAGACGGACGTTGGTATTGTCGGTGGCAGCTCACCCCCAGCGGAAAAGTATGGGGTACTTCCCATTCTTCCGACTTGTTGAAGTGGGCTCCCCAACAATATGTCAATGCGGAGAAGCCTGCTGTGCCCCGACTGGTCACTGCCCGGCAGATTGTTCTTGATAAAGATACTTTGAACGGCTATATGCAGAAAGTACCTTATGTGGATATAGAACAGTTGATTCGTTTTGCCGAGCATAAGAAATTCCGCGATATACAGAATAATGAGCGTACCGAACAGGACGCCGTTCGTTTTGCCGGACTGAAACCGGTCACTGCCACCATCCGGGTGGATGCCGGACGGGTAAAGCCCATCAGCGAGCATTTAATAGGTATTTTCTTTGAGGATATCAATTATGGGGCCGATGGCGGGTTGTATGCGGAGCTGGTTCAGAACCGTGATTTTGAATATTCTGCTAAAGACGGCGCAAGAGATAAGAACTGGAACAGCACGTATGCGTGGAGCATACAGGGAACTAATGCGGAACTGTCTGTCAGTGAGGACAGTCCCATTCATGCTAACAATGCCCACTATGCAGTGTTGGAGGTACACCGCCCGGGTGCTGCCCTGGTGAATAACGGTTTTGACGGTATTGCCGTGAAAAAAGGTGAGAAGTATGACTTCTCTGTGTTTTCCAAACTGCTGGATGATACGAAAGGTGGAAAAGTGCTTGTGAGACTGACTACCAAAGACGGCAAGGAGATTGCGCAGGCTGCTATTCGGGTTTCATCTACAGAGTGGAAAAAACAAAAGGCTGTACTGACAGCAACGGCGGATGCTGCGGATGCCGTGTTGTCCGTTTGTCCGCAGATGGCTGGGAAGTATGCCTTGGATATGGTTTCTCTTTTCCCACAGAATACATTTAAAGGCAGAAAGAACGGGCTGCGCGCCGATTTGGCACAGACCTTGGCCGACCTTCATCCCCGTTTTGTCCGTTTCCCCGGCGGATGTGTGGCTCACGGAGATGGTGTGGACAATATTTATGATTGGAAAGGCTCTATAGGAGCGTTGGAGGAACGTAAGCCTCTGCGCAATTTGTGGGGCTATCATCAGACACGTGGTTTGGGATATCATGAATATTTCTTGTTCTGCGAGGATATGGGTGCTGAACCTGTTCCCGTGGTGGCAGCCGGAGTGCCTTGTCAGAACTCGGGAACTTGCAGCCATCACTCGGTAGGCGAACTGGGTTGTGGCGGTCAGCAAGGCGGAATCCCGATGGAGGAAATGCCGCAGTACGTGCAGGATGTATTGGACTTGATAGAATATGCGAATGGAGATGCGAAGAAGACCGTATGGGGAAAGAAGCGTGCGCAAGCCGGACACCCCAAGCCCTTTAACCTGAAATACATCGGCATTGGTAACGAGGACCTGATTACCGATATCTTTGAAGAACGTTTCACTATGATTTTCAATGCGGTGAAGGAGAAATATCCCGAAGTGACCGTTATCGGAACCGTAGGTCCGTTCTATGAGGGCAGTGATTATGAGGAAGGATGGAAATTTGCTACCAAAATGGGTATTCCGATGGTGGACGAGCATTATTACAATACTCCGGGATGGTTTATCAACAACCAGGATTTCTATGACCGTTATGACCGCAACAAGGCAAAAGTGTATCTGGGAGAGTATGCGGCTCACCTGCCGGGACGCCCCAACAACATGGAAACAGCATTGGCTGAGGCCTTGTACCTGACTTCCGTGGAACGTAATGCTGATGTGGTGACCATGACTTCATACGCTCCTCTGTTGGCCAAGGAGGGACATACCCAGTGGAATCCGGATTTGATTTATTTCAATAATACGGAGGTGAAACCCACCGTAGGTTACTATGCGCAGCAGATGTACGGACAAAATGCGGGCAGTGAATACATCGCTTCTTCCGTGACTTTGGATAATGCACAAGATGCGGTGAAGAAACGGGTAGGTGTGTCGGTAGTCCGCGACGGAAAGACAGGAGATATGATCGTGAAACTGGTGAATCTGCTGCCGGTAGCGGTGAATGCGAAGGTGGAGCTCCCATCTTTGGAAGGAATGAACACCACTGCCGTAAAGACGGTTCTGGCAGGCAAGCCGACCGACAAGCAGGCTCGTCCTGTAGCCGGTACAATGGAAGTAAGCGAGAAATTCGGATATGAATTGCCGGCTTATTCATTTACAGTAATCCGGATAAACAAGAATGAAAAATAA